AGCCGGCCGCGCCGTGATCGTGCGCCCATTTGAGGGGGACTATGTGCTCTACATCCAGGTCGGAGGCCTTTTCATAAAAATTGCCGGTGTAAGGATCCAACCATAAACCGAACGCCACCTTGCACTGACTGCGACCAGTAAACACGACAGGAGCAAGAGAGTGGCGAATCAGCAGCTCATGCCGGGTATCCTGGCAATCTCTGTCGACATCCGACCAGTGAGGGAGCCATTCCCGACGATCATATTCCTGAGCGAGGCTACTGCCAGCAAAAATCAGAGTTGAAGCGACCAGAGGTCTGAGAAAAAGGAA
This is a stretch of genomic DNA from Microbulbifer bruguierae. It encodes these proteins:
- a CDS encoding HNH endonuclease family protein, whose protein sequence is MRFFFTQSFSFSAFLFLRPLVASTLIFAGSSLAQEYDRREWLPHWSDVDRDCQDTRHELLIRHSLAPVVFTGRSQCKVAFGLWLDPYTGNFYEKASDLDVEHIVPLKWAHDHGAAGWSTAQKRKFAEDPDNLWLVDDGRNQSKGDRGPDRWMPPYGPVRRYYIQRFMAVAEKYNLKSSAEELHIYLALLESRQG